A single uncultured Acetobacterium sp. DNA region contains:
- a CDS encoding FliM/FliN family flagellar motor switch protein, whose translation MAEILSQSQIDSLLSSLISGKDEPEAPSAAPGKKVKDYDFRRPKLFTREQLKHLFSIYENYARLVSSHITGILQTYSLVEIIEVEEQQYYEFNNALPDSVLMGLIDFDIKDSEDEEDLVIMDISKEVGFSSFDRLLGGSGKPLKEDREFTEIEIGVMEYFYKGMINLMKNVWFDYLEISPRLMKIETNSRILQGIGADENVVIIVMSIKVNESQGKINICIPATTLDMLFKKKMSQTKKNIKRGDQQAEEKRRLNIISEIRKTELEIKGVLGETEVLSQDIYELEVGDIIKLNKPANSMVDVVVNSEVWFRGEMGDYKKKRAIQIKELNERGSELYI comes from the coding sequence ATGGCAGAAATTCTTTCGCAGAGTCAAATTGATAGTCTTTTAAGCAGTTTAATAAGTGGAAAAGACGAACCGGAAGCGCCAAGTGCGGCTCCGGGTAAAAAGGTTAAGGATTATGACTTTAGAAGACCTAAGCTATTTACCAGAGAACAGCTTAAACATTTATTCAGCATCTATGAAAACTACGCCAGATTAGTGTCTTCGCACATAACGGGGATTCTGCAGACCTATAGTTTGGTAGAGATTATCGAAGTAGAAGAACAACAATACTATGAATTTAATAACGCTTTACCGGATTCAGTACTCATGGGTCTCATCGACTTTGATATCAAAGACAGTGAGGACGAAGAAGATCTGGTAATAATGGATATATCCAAAGAAGTCGGGTTTTCCAGCTTTGACAGGCTTTTAGGGGGATCGGGGAAACCATTAAAAGAAGATCGCGAATTTACTGAGATCGAAATTGGCGTGATGGAGTACTTTTACAAAGGGATGATTAACCTGATGAAAAATGTATGGTTTGATTATCTGGAAATATCACCAAGACTCATGAAAATCGAAACAAATTCTCGGATTCTCCAAGGGATTGGCGCAGATGAGAATGTCGTTATTATTGTTATGAGTATCAAGGTTAATGAATCCCAAGGGAAAATTAATATCTGCATCCCAGCAACTACCTTAGATATGCTCTTTAAGAAGAAAATGTCGCAAACTAAAAAGAATATTAAACGTGGAGATCAACAAGCAGAAGAAAAGAGACGTCTAAATATTATCAGTGAAATAAGAAAAACAGAATTGGAAATAAAAGGCGTGTTAGGTGAGACTGAAGTACTCTCACAGGATATTTATGAATTGGAAGTGGGGGATATTATAAAGTTAAATAAGCCTGCCAATTCTATGGTCGATGTTGTTGTAAATAGTGAGGTGTGGTTTAGAGGCGAAATGGGAGACTATAAGAAAAAAAGAGCTATTCAGATTAAAGAGCTTAATGAGAGGGGAAGTGAACTATACATATGA
- a CDS encoding flagellar FlbD family protein produces the protein MIELTRLNKQKNEKFILNSELIETIEEKPDTTIRLVNGKNIVVVESSAQVVSKVLAYKRTIYGR, from the coding sequence ATGATAGAATTAACAAGATTAAATAAACAAAAAAATGAAAAATTTATTTTAAACAGTGAACTCATTGAAACCATCGAAGAAAAACCAGATACCACCATCAGACTCGTTAATGGAAAAAATATTGTTGTTGTGGAGAGCTCTGCGCAAGTTGTATCAAAGGTACTTGCGTATAAACGAACTATTTATGGTCGTTAG
- a CDS encoding flagellar hook-basal body complex protein, producing MIRSLYSGISGMAAHQTKLNVIGNNISNVNTYGFKASRVVFSDVLYQNLSTATGATATTGGTNASQLGYGTKVGSIDMLNTISSGATTGRALDVYIAGEGYLAVQPEAGSNRYTRVGNLKFDADGNLTDGNGSKVMGIPIDADGNPIMDANGTLAIDALKAINVDPKELEKYTGITIGKSGEITGIKAGDPEFTAATGFSWLNSITVPTTSNYTGNVKLAVGDMSSVDETATEYVKGLLTLDPTAGVEGSITLTKTGGVYTISGLSDSTGTEITDYGTATLSSAGILTFSKVPGLKIDTTKITGDTTAGVGIGTIVKDGYTSAVATVSNAGGVVEYLKSADLADFDGTTDSSVALTSTTTDGTLTLDVNGTGFAQVITDGLATNPTIGKIETGSDKPVTLGYLAIAKFGNTDGLLQDGNGYFMESANSGTPIAAKAGTNGTGGTESANLEMSNVDLSQEFTDMIIAQRGFQANSRIITVSDSILEELINLKR from the coding sequence ATGATCAGATCTTTATATTCAGGAATTTCCGGGATGGCAGCCCACCAAACCAAATTAAACGTAATTGGGAATAATATTTCCAATGTTAATACTTATGGCTTTAAAGCAAGCCGTGTTGTATTCAGTGATGTATTATATCAAAATTTATCAACGGCTACAGGAGCGACCGCTACTACCGGAGGAACCAATGCCAGTCAATTGGGATATGGAACTAAGGTTGGGAGTATTGATATGCTCAATACCATCTCTTCAGGAGCCACTACGGGGAGAGCTTTAGATGTCTATATCGCGGGAGAAGGCTATTTGGCCGTTCAGCCTGAAGCTGGAAGCAACCGCTACACCCGGGTTGGTAATTTAAAATTTGACGCCGATGGTAACTTAACCGATGGCAATGGCAGCAAGGTTATGGGGATCCCGATTGATGCGGATGGTAATCCGATTATGGATGCCAACGGGACATTAGCAATTGATGCATTAAAAGCTATAAATGTTGATCCTAAAGAGCTTGAAAAATATACCGGTATTACCATTGGTAAATCCGGTGAGATCACTGGGATTAAAGCGGGTGATCCCGAATTTACAGCCGCAACTGGTTTTAGCTGGTTAAATTCGATCACCGTTCCGACTACATCCAATTATACTGGAAATGTTAAATTAGCTGTTGGGGATATGTCATCTGTCGATGAAACAGCAACTGAATATGTTAAAGGTTTGTTAACCCTTGATCCGACTGCTGGTGTTGAAGGGTCGATAACCTTGACAAAAACAGGCGGTGTGTACACGATAAGTGGTCTTAGCGATAGTACTGGAACCGAAATTACCGATTATGGGACAGCGACCCTCTCGTCAGCTGGGATTCTAACCTTTTCGAAAGTACCGGGTCTCAAAATAGACACGACTAAAATTACAGGTGATACAACGGCAGGTGTTGGCATTGGGACAATTGTGAAAGATGGCTACACATCGGCGGTAGCTACTGTTTCTAACGCAGGTGGCGTGGTTGAGTATTTAAAATCGGCGGATCTGGCGGATTTTGATGGCACGACAGACAGTAGTGTTGCTCTTACAAGTACAACAACTGATGGAACGCTCACGCTGGATGTTAATGGAACCGGATTTGCACAGGTAATTACGGATGGTCTGGCGACAAATCCAACTATTGGAAAAATTGAAACCGGTAGTGACAAACCAGTTACGTTAGGCTATCTCGCTATTGCAAAATTTGGCAATACTGATGGTTTGTTGCAGGATGGAAATGGATACTTTATGGAATCAGCTAACTCGGGCACGCCCATTGCAGCGAAAGCCGGTACAAACGGAACTGGTGGGACAGAGTCAGCCAATCTGGAAATGTCAAATGTCGATTTATCTCAGGAATTTACCGATATGATTATTGCCCAACGTGGTTTTCAGGCCAATTCGAGAATCATTACCGTATCAGACTCGATTCTTGAAGAACTCATTAACTTAAAACGATAA
- a CDS encoding TIGR02530 family flagellar biosynthesis protein, with the protein MAEGINGNYYRLNDAIIRQTERLSNTANQTKTANSTEKTESSFQELLNQQIKNTVTFTKHASIRKEQRNIEVTESDLEKLGNACDQAQEKGIGNALIMMDNSAFIVNAADKRVITVMDKNEMKNKLFNDIDGAVFI; encoded by the coding sequence ATGGCTGAGGGAATCAATGGAAACTACTACCGGTTAAATGATGCAATCATTCGACAAACTGAAAGATTGTCCAATACCGCCAATCAGACAAAAACAGCCAATAGTACAGAAAAAACAGAATCCAGTTTTCAAGAATTGCTTAATCAGCAGATCAAGAACACCGTTACTTTTACAAAACATGCCAGCATCAGGAAAGAACAAAGAAACATTGAAGTAACCGAAAGTGATTTAGAAAAACTGGGAAACGCATGTGACCAGGCTCAGGAAAAAGGGATTGGCAATGCATTAATCATGATGGACAATTCAGCATTTATTGTCAATGCAGCGGACAAACGCGTCATAACCGTTATGGACAAAAACGAAATGAAAAATAAACTATTCAATGATATTGATGGTGCCGTATTTATATAG
- a CDS encoding flagellar hook capping FlgD N-terminal domain-containing protein, whose protein sequence is MAIDGINDYLSTSATAAATSQTTSKAAKTSLNMDDFLKLMVAQLQNQDMNNTADTSQYTTQMAQFSMVQALTDLTELSKTNYSLSMIGKEVTLAETKSDGTLNTITGTVEGVNLYNGDAQIIVKGVSYPMSSVMAVGQAK, encoded by the coding sequence ATGGCAATTGATGGAATTAATGATTATTTAAGTACCTCAGCAACAGCTGCGGCAACATCACAAACAACAAGTAAAGCTGCCAAAACATCATTGAATATGGACGACTTTTTAAAACTGATGGTCGCTCAGCTTCAAAATCAGGATATGAACAATACTGCTGATACATCCCAGTATACAACCCAGATGGCTCAGTTTTCAATGGTACAGGCACTAACCGATTTGACGGAGCTTTCAAAAACGAACTATAGTCTTAGTATGATTGGAAAAGAAGTGACTCTGGCTGAAACCAAATCAGATGGAACACTAAATACGATTACAGGAACAGTGGAAGGTGTTAATCTCTACAATGGCGATGCTCAAATCATTGTCAAAGGGGTTAGTTATCCGATGAGTAGTGTCATGGCAGTAGGACAGGCAAAATAA
- a CDS encoding flagellar hook-length control protein FliK, which yields MNLEIQSAGKPTMKGLMGTSARTESSRVNQSEGNDKSAQFKDLLHQSKQDIKQADHQLETNRENRRDLKELDDNQKTEDSELSTETQSKDNTGKVDNDQVTETEPKELLVDQNQVDSSLLMVENAQLMGIQTVQGNVENVLANLNIKLGSPENEVPDNLVAQVTSSQLVDVKGVNTEVLATTAVPLFNGTQIEEIQSGVTNGEMMTNLDNPATEMIPGGVAKAKPETVLTDGLSTEGESSQTKTIDQLITQNVDSQNQQTISEDTNAENAKSQKIMDSTNRVNTATFNAELAKASSGEDNTVQPTENQSLGEKGVHEINMASTGAAKGSEVQPNNTPVVQQVAQKILQNFEPNKPMVLQMTLSPEKLGDIEVQLKYDQGKLVIDIMAASRETQNLLGKQINQLVRGLALQNVQVETVHINTPVEASSTGGNTSSLMNSGSDFSQQQNNAQLRESFLRNSSIQNSLLGNGSESDDDGIISIAQNLQYNGQRRINYYV from the coding sequence ATGAATTTAGAGATTCAATCGGCTGGAAAGCCAACAATGAAAGGATTGATGGGGACTTCTGCAAGAACAGAGAGCTCCAGAGTCAATCAATCAGAAGGTAATGATAAGAGTGCCCAGTTTAAAGATCTGCTGCATCAGTCAAAACAGGATATCAAGCAGGCAGATCATCAATTGGAGACCAACCGGGAAAATCGCCGAGATTTAAAAGAGCTTGACGATAATCAAAAAACTGAAGATAGCGAATTGTCCACCGAAACACAATCAAAAGACAATACCGGAAAAGTGGATAATGATCAAGTAACAGAAACTGAGCCAAAAGAACTGTTGGTTGATCAAAACCAAGTGGACAGTTCCTTGCTGATGGTTGAAAATGCTCAATTAATGGGGATTCAAACCGTTCAGGGAAATGTTGAAAATGTCCTAGCCAATTTAAATATCAAATTGGGATCGCCAGAGAATGAGGTGCCAGACAACCTCGTGGCGCAAGTTACAAGCAGTCAATTGGTTGATGTGAAAGGCGTGAATACAGAAGTTCTTGCCACCACAGCAGTTCCGTTATTTAATGGAACACAAATCGAAGAAATTCAAAGTGGCGTAACGAACGGTGAAATGATGACAAATCTCGATAATCCTGCTACTGAGATGATACCGGGAGGAGTTGCAAAAGCTAAACCTGAAACTGTGTTAACAGATGGTTTAAGCACGGAAGGGGAATCAAGCCAGACAAAAACCATCGATCAGCTTATAACCCAAAATGTTGATTCGCAAAACCAACAAACTATTTCTGAAGATACAAATGCTGAAAATGCAAAATCTCAAAAGATCATGGATTCGACTAACAGAGTTAATACGGCAACATTCAATGCTGAACTTGCAAAGGCTAGTAGTGGTGAGGATAATACAGTACAACCGACCGAGAATCAAAGTCTTGGGGAAAAAGGTGTACATGAGATCAATATGGCGAGTACCGGCGCTGCTAAAGGTTCAGAAGTTCAACCAAACAATACCCCAGTAGTTCAACAGGTTGCGCAAAAGATTCTTCAAAACTTTGAGCCAAACAAGCCCATGGTGTTACAGATGACCTTGTCACCTGAAAAGCTTGGAGATATTGAAGTACAACTAAAGTATGATCAGGGAAAACTTGTTATTGACATTATGGCAGCCAGCCGAGAAACGCAAAATCTGTTAGGCAAACAGATAAATCAACTGGTAAGAGGCCTAGCGTTACAAAATGTTCAGGTTGAAACGGTTCATATTAATACACCGGTGGAAGCCAGCAGCACAGGAGGAAACACGTCATCTTTAATGAATAGTGGATCAGATTTTTCACAACAACAAAACAATGCGCAACTAAGAGAAAGCTTTTTAAGAAATAGCAGCATTCAAAATAGTCTGCTCGGTAATGGAAGTGAAAGTGATGACGACGGGATTATCAGTATTGCCCAAAATCTACAATACAACGGACAGCGTCGAATTAATTATTACGTGTAA
- a CDS encoding glycine--tRNA ligase, which yields MSEFTMAEIVSLAKMRGIIFPGSEIYDGLANSWDYGPLGVEMKNNVKKAWWKKFVQESPYNVGLDAAILMNPKTWVASGHVGGFNDPLMDCKACQSRFRADKLIADYYFEKGEDVIVDAWSNEQMMAFIQEHNIVCPECGKMDYTDIRQFNLMFKTFQGVNEDTASEIFLRPETAQGIFVNFKNVQRTTRKKVPFGIAQVGKSFRNEITPGNFIFRTREFEQMELEFFCAPGTDLEWFNYWKEFCKKWLYDLGMKDENIRFRDHDQEELSHYSNATTDVEFRFPFGWGELWGIADRTDFDLTQHQDHSGKDMKYTDPVTNEKYIPYCIEPSLGADRVFLAFLCNAMEKETITNGDKTEERNVMRIHPFLSAYKAAVLPLSKKLSNKAVEISTLLSKHFMIEYDEAGSIGKRYRRQDEIGTPFCVTVDFDTLDDECVTLRDRDTMDQVRVPISEAVNYIATRIDF from the coding sequence ATGTCAGAATTTACAATGGCTGAAATTGTCAGTCTCGCCAAAATGAGAGGAATTATTTTCCCAGGTTCAGAAATTTACGATGGTCTTGCCAACAGCTGGGATTACGGCCCACTGGGTGTCGAAATGAAAAACAATGTCAAAAAAGCCTGGTGGAAAAAATTTGTTCAGGAATCCCCATACAATGTCGGTTTGGATGCTGCTATCCTGATGAACCCCAAAACCTGGGTTGCCTCAGGTCATGTGGGTGGCTTTAACGATCCACTAATGGATTGTAAAGCCTGTCAGTCGCGCTTCCGGGCCGATAAACTGATTGCTGACTACTATTTTGAAAAAGGTGAAGATGTCATTGTTGACGCCTGGTCCAATGAGCAGATGATGGCCTTTATTCAGGAACATAATATTGTCTGTCCTGAATGTGGAAAAATGGATTATACCGATATTCGCCAATTCAACCTAATGTTTAAAACTTTTCAGGGTGTTAACGAGGATACCGCCAGCGAAATCTTCCTGAGACCAGAAACTGCTCAGGGTATTTTTGTTAATTTTAAAAACGTTCAACGAACCACCCGAAAGAAAGTGCCCTTTGGTATTGCCCAAGTAGGTAAATCTTTCCGTAATGAAATCACCCCCGGCAACTTTATCTTCAGAACCCGGGAATTTGAACAAATGGAGTTGGAATTCTTCTGCGCTCCTGGCACTGATTTGGAATGGTTTAATTACTGGAAAGAATTCTGTAAGAAATGGTTGTATGATTTGGGCATGAAAGACGAAAACATCCGCTTCCGGGATCATGACCAGGAAGAGCTCTCGCATTACAGCAATGCCACTACTGATGTCGAATTCCGCTTCCCATTTGGCTGGGGTGAGCTCTGGGGAATTGCCGACCGTACTGATTTTGACTTGACCCAGCATCAGGATCACTCCGGAAAAGACATGAAATACACCGATCCAGTCACCAATGAAAAATACATTCCTTATTGCATTGAACCATCATTGGGTGCTGACCGCGTCTTTCTAGCTTTCTTATGCAATGCCATGGAAAAAGAAACGATCACCAACGGCGACAAAACCGAAGAACGAAACGTTATGCGCATCCATCCCTTCCTTTCCGCTTATAAGGCTGCGGTATTGCCACTGTCAAAGAAATTGAGTAACAAGGCAGTAGAAATTTCAACGCTGTTGTCCAAACATTTTATGATTGAATATGACGAAGCCGGCAGCATCGGCAAGCGTTACCGCCGCCAGGACGAAATCGGCACACCTTTCTGTGTTACTGTGGATTTTGATACCCTGGATGATGAATGCGTCACTCTCAGAGATCGTGATACCATGGATCAGGTACGGGTGCCTATTTCCGAAGCTGTCAACTATATAGCCACACGTATCGATTTTTAA
- a CDS encoding 4Fe-4S binding protein — protein sequence MKKVVIADQAACVKCLGCELACANAFYKEPVSELSCIKITEKEDGSPKTLVCVQCGKCAKACEAGAITQNPKGVYMISKKLCVNCGKCVEACPFGVLVKSEDRDVPSKCIACGICVEACPQDVLAIKEA from the coding sequence ATGAAAAAAGTAGTCATAGCAGATCAAGCAGCTTGTGTAAAATGTCTAGGATGTGAATTAGCATGTGCAAACGCATTCTACAAAGAACCAGTTTCAGAATTATCATGTATTAAAATTACCGAAAAAGAAGATGGTAGCCCCAAAACTTTGGTATGCGTACAATGTGGTAAATGTGCAAAAGCCTGTGAAGCTGGAGCAATCACACAAAATCCCAAAGGTGTATACATGATCAGCAAAAAATTATGTGTAAACTGTGGAAAATGCGTCGAAGCATGTCCATTTGGAGTACTGGTTAAATCAGAAGACCGAGATGTGCCTTCTAAATGTATCGCATGTGGTATCTGTGTTGAAGCATGTCCACAAGACGTATTGGCAATTAAAGAAGCTTAG
- the prfA gene encoding peptide chain release factor 1, producing MLDKLDFLAGKYAELNEKISDPEIIGDQNQWRKLMKEHAHIEPIIQKYNEFSDTLSAIDDTKEMLEDKQLEKDFKEMAEAELDELTKKRVEQEEELRILLLPKDVNDDKNVIVEIRAGAGGSEAALFAGDLFRMLTRYAERQGWKSEIMSSSIPDIGGIKEIIFSIEGTGVYSRLKYESGVHRVQRIPSTESGGRIHTSTATVAVLPEAEDVEIEIGANDLRVDVYRSSGNGGQSVNTTDSAVRITHIPTGMVVTCQDEKSQLKNKDKALKILKARLYEIETQKQQSEIAENRKSQVGTGDRSERIRTYNFPQGRISDHRINMTVYQLDAFLDGDIDEMVNALITNDQTEKLKQHS from the coding sequence ATGTTAGATAAGTTAGATTTTTTAGCAGGAAAATATGCTGAATTAAACGAAAAGATCAGTGATCCCGAGATCATCGGAGATCAGAATCAGTGGCGAAAGCTGATGAAAGAACATGCCCACATCGAACCCATCATCCAAAAATATAATGAGTTTTCCGATACCTTGTCAGCGATTGATGACACCAAAGAAATGCTGGAAGATAAACAGCTGGAAAAAGATTTTAAAGAAATGGCTGAAGCTGAGCTGGACGAATTGACAAAAAAACGGGTGGAACAGGAAGAGGAATTGAGAATTCTGCTGCTTCCCAAAGATGTCAATGATGATAAAAACGTTATTGTTGAAATTCGGGCTGGAGCCGGCGGCAGCGAAGCCGCTTTGTTTGCCGGTGATCTTTTTAGAATGCTGACCCGTTATGCTGAGCGGCAGGGATGGAAAAGCGAAATTATGAGTTCCAGTATTCCCGATATTGGTGGCATTAAAGAAATTATTTTTTCCATTGAAGGAACCGGCGTATACAGCCGTTTGAAATACGAAAGCGGTGTTCATCGGGTTCAGCGGATTCCCAGTACCGAATCCGGTGGGCGGATCCATACCTCAACTGCTACCGTTGCCGTACTACCAGAAGCCGAAGACGTGGAAATTGAAATTGGCGCTAATGATTTAAGAGTGGATGTTTATCGTTCATCCGGTAACGGCGGGCAAAGTGTTAACACCACCGATTCAGCCGTCCGAATTACTCATATCCCCACCGGAATGGTGGTAACCTGTCAGGATGAAAAATCCCAATTAAAGAATAAAGACAAGGCTTTAAAAATTCTAAAGGCCAGACTTTATGAAATAGAAACGCAAAAACAACAAAGTGAAATTGCTGAAAATCGAAAAAGTCAGGTCGGCACCGGTGATCGAAGCGAACGAATCCGTACCTACAACTTCCCCCAGGGTCGAATTTCAGATCATCGTATCAATATGACCGTGTATCAATTGGATGCCTTTTTAGACGGTGACATTGATGAAATGGTTAATGCCTTGATCACCAATGATCAGACCGAAAAATTAAAGCAACATTCTTAA
- a CDS encoding DegV family protein, with amino-acid sequence MNVKIITDSACDILETDQQQYDIEIIPVYVVENEMTYRDGIDISSELVCENMRKGVRYKTSQIPYGDFYKRFEELIMENQSFIYLAFSSGLSGTYQAAALAERDLKEKYPLADFKVFDTRAVCYGLGHIVYGAARAAAKGASMDQLIKQINYYIDHVKHVFTVTDLQYLYRGGRLNKGTAIIGNMLNINPLLEVNKAGELQQIDKVRGEKKLVKKMVDYLEVNGGYWDKQTIGISHADNPELVAKFLKMAGKRFNTERFKIVSLGPTVLTHSGPGTLAVFFFNECKDAYWVE; translated from the coding sequence ATGAATGTAAAAATCATCACCGATTCTGCCTGTGATATCCTGGAAACAGATCAACAACAATATGATATTGAGATAATTCCGGTTTATGTTGTAGAAAATGAAATGACCTATCGCGACGGTATAGATATATCTTCAGAACTGGTATGTGAAAATATGCGTAAGGGTGTACGGTATAAAACGTCTCAGATTCCTTATGGAGATTTTTACAAACGATTTGAAGAATTGATCATGGAAAATCAGTCATTTATTTATCTGGCTTTTTCCAGCGGTCTTTCCGGTACCTATCAGGCAGCAGCATTGGCGGAACGCGACTTAAAAGAGAAATATCCGTTGGCTGACTTTAAAGTCTTTGATACCAGGGCTGTGTGTTATGGACTGGGGCACATCGTTTACGGAGCGGCCCGGGCAGCAGCCAAGGGTGCGAGTATGGATCAGCTGATAAAACAAATTAACTATTATATCGATCATGTTAAACATGTTTTTACAGTCACTGATCTTCAATACCTGTATCGGGGCGGAAGATTAAATAAAGGAACGGCTATCATCGGTAATATGCTAAACATTAACCCATTACTTGAAGTGAATAAGGCCGGCGAGCTTCAGCAGATTGACAAGGTCAGAGGCGAAAAAAAGCTGGTCAAAAAAATGGTTGATTATCTGGAAGTAAATGGCGGTTATTGGGATAAACAAACCATAGGTATCAGTCATGCCGATAACCCTGAATTGGTTGCTAAATTTTTAAAAATGGCTGGCAAGCGATTTAATACCGAGCGATTTAAAATTGTCTCCCTGGGACCAACTGTCTTAACCCACTCCGGTCCCGGAACCCTGGCAGTTTTTTTCTTTAATGAATGCAAAGACGCTTATTGGGTTGAATAA
- a CDS encoding phosphatase: MRNYVLDAHTHTLACGHAYNTVLELIDAAAKKNLEMICITEHGPALPGAPTPLFFANYKVIPGKINNVKLLKGIESNIMDSDGNTDIPMDFIKSLEIISASLHTPTFKPQTKSKNTSAVLGAMANPHVDFICHLGNPTYELDYEAILQDAKKTNTLIEINNGSFFIRKGSKPNCEWIANRCKELEIPIIIGSDTHFASDIGDFPYVDQVLDAIDFPDELIINLDSNRLITYLENKGRVLFADPREYAQELFLKND; encoded by the coding sequence ATGAGAAATTACGTTTTAGATGCCCACACCCATACATTGGCCTGCGGACATGCCTATAATACTGTGCTGGAATTAATCGATGCGGCTGCAAAAAAGAATTTGGAGATGATTTGTATTACGGAACATGGTCCAGCGCTTCCGGGGGCACCAACGCCGTTATTTTTTGCCAATTACAAGGTAATTCCCGGAAAAATAAACAATGTAAAATTACTCAAAGGCATTGAGAGTAATATTATGGATAGCGACGGGAATACCGACATTCCCATGGATTTTATTAAATCGCTGGAGATCATTTCGGCATCACTGCACACGCCAACCTTTAAGCCCCAGACAAAATCGAAAAACACCAGTGCGGTACTGGGGGCCATGGCCAATCCTCATGTGGATTTTATTTGCCATTTGGGGAATCCGACCTATGAGCTCGATTACGAAGCGATTCTCCAGGATGCCAAAAAGACCAATACTCTGATCGAAATCAATAACGGTTCCTTTTTTATCAGAAAGGGTTCCAAGCCCAATTGTGAATGGATTGCCAATCGCTGTAAAGAACTGGAGATTCCCATTATTATTGGAAGTGATACCCATTTTGCATCGGATATTGGTGATTTTCCCTATGTGGATCAAGTTCTGGATGCCATCGATTTTCCAGATGAACTGATTATCAACCTGGATTCCAATAGACTGATTACTTATCTGGAAAACAAAGGAAGGGTGCTATTTGCGGATCCCCGGGAATATGCCCAAGAATTGTTTTTGAAAAATGACTAA
- the hprK gene encoding HPr(Ser) kinase/phosphatase, with the protein MNGKVNLDDFCKEIKLEKIYYQSEELNLANSGINRPGLQLHGYYQHFDSNRVQMIGKVEVAYLLDLDPEVRKQKIDDFFSYEFPCFIVCWDLEETYLFEEAAKKYGRTLLKSKEHTTSLFYDLVNYIDQLSAPRISLHGVLVEVFGVGVLITGPSGIGKSETALEIVKRGHCLIADDVVEVKRIRDGHLMGTAPELLQHFMEIRGIGIIDVKTLYGARAVKKDVEIDMVIRLENWDERSPYDRLGLDEQTLDILGIEVPEVMIPVSGGRNLACIIETAAINNRTKQYGYHSAQVFCDRVAHQNDLEVQKRELKKKQEEEGN; encoded by the coding sequence ATGAATGGTAAAGTAAATTTGGACGATTTCTGCAAAGAAATCAAGCTGGAAAAAATTTATTATCAGTCGGAAGAATTAAATTTGGCGAACAGTGGCATTAATCGCCCCGGTTTGCAACTGCATGGTTATTACCAACATTTTGATTCCAACCGGGTTCAAATGATTGGAAAGGTTGAAGTTGCCTATCTTTTGGATCTGGATCCGGAAGTAAGGAAACAGAAAATAGACGATTTCTTTTCCTATGAATTTCCCTGTTTTATTGTCTGCTGGGATCTGGAAGAAACCTATCTGTTTGAAGAAGCAGCCAAAAAATATGGACGAACCTTGTTAAAAAGCAAGGAACATACAACTTCCTTATTTTATGATCTGGTTAATTATATTGATCAGCTGTCGGCACCGAGAATCAGTTTGCATGGGGTTTTGGTTGAGGTTTTTGGTGTTGGTGTGTTGATTACCGGACCAAGCGGGATCGGAAAAAGCGAAACAGCACTGGAGATTGTTAAACGCGGTCATTGTCTGATTGCTGATGATGTGGTTGAAGTCAAACGCATTCGCGATGGACATTTAATGGGAACCGCTCCAGAACTATTGCAGCATTTTATGGAGATCCGGGGAATTGGCATTATTGATGTTAAAACCCTTTATGGCGCCCGAGCCGTTAAAAAAGATGTGGAAATAGATATGGTGATTCGACTGGAGAATTGGGATGAACGCTCTCCCTATGATCGCCTGGGTCTGGATGAACAAACTCTGGATATTTTGGGGATCGAAGTTCCGGAGGTCATGATTCCCGTTTCCGGGGGACGAAATCTGGCCTGTATCATTGAAACGGCTGCCATCAATAATCGAACCAAACAATATGGCTATCATTCCGCTCAGGTTTTTTGTGATCGGGTTGCTCATCAAAATGATCTGGAAGTACAGAAAAGAGAATTAAAGAAAAAACAGGAAGAAGAAGGAAATTGA